The following proteins come from a genomic window of Timaviella obliquedivisa GSE-PSE-MK23-08B:
- a CDS encoding glycosyltransferase has translation MISVITPVYNGDRFIESCIHVVLDQACPDIEHLIIDGGSSDRTVEIIQRYAAQYSHIRWVSEPDRGQSDAMNKGISMAKGKIIAMLNVDDYYEPNVLNHINELFEHLPEPSLLVGNCNVWDDAGRLGGINKPTKLQFKELLLGMDINPFPINPSAYFYHASLHQKIGLYCVDEHYAMDIDFLLKAVQKATVRYVDETWGNYRQIAGTKTVTDCHNGGNQPRLRRVMRTYRKQLPWAQRMQVAVKFEGLRVRQSVEYFFRHPNEILPKLKARLG, from the coding sequence ATGATTAGTGTGATTACCCCTGTCTATAATGGCGATCGCTTTATCGAATCTTGCATTCATGTGGTGCTTGATCAAGCCTGCCCAGACATTGAGCACCTCATAATCGATGGGGGTTCGAGCGATCGCACTGTAGAAATTATTCAGCGCTATGCCGCCCAATACTCTCACATTCGATGGGTTTCAGAACCAGATCGCGGACAATCTGATGCGATGAATAAAGGCATTAGTATGGCTAAAGGCAAAATCATCGCTATGTTAAATGTGGATGATTACTATGAGCCAAATGTTCTTAACCACATTAATGAACTATTTGAACATCTTCCAGAACCTAGCTTACTCGTGGGGAACTGCAATGTTTGGGATGATGCTGGACGTCTTGGCGGAATCAATAAACCTACAAAATTACAGTTTAAAGAATTACTTTTAGGAATGGATATTAACCCCTTTCCGATTAATCCTTCCGCATATTTTTATCATGCTTCACTGCACCAAAAGATTGGACTCTACTGTGTTGATGAACATTATGCGATGGACATTGATTTTCTTTTAAAGGCAGTGCAAAAAGCAACTGTCAGGTATGTTGATGAAACTTGGGGAAACTATCGTCAAATTGCTGGAACTAAAACAGTTACCGACTGTCATAACGGTGGCAATCAACCTCGCTTGCGTCGCGTCATGCGTACTTATCGCAAGCAACTTCCGTGGGCTCAACGAATGCAAGTAGCAGTCAAATTTGAGGGATTGCGAGTTCGTCAGAGCGTTGAATATTTCTTTCGGCATCCGAACGAGATTTTGCCAAAATTAAAGGCAAGACTGGGCTAG
- a CDS encoding glycosyltransferase: protein MFSKSPLVSILINNYNYGQFLDAAIASALNQTYPHTEVIVVDDGSTDCSPEIIANYGDRIIPILKDNGGQASALNAGFAASLGEIICLLDADDLFLPHKVAEVVDLFQAQTHINWVFHESMASQSTEIIDTEASILFERATLQNAHQSSQTMDFRNNILKAQIPDFTPSTSNLCFSRELAEKIFPLPEVKGFSGAAINDFYIKYIAVGLETGCTSKKNLGVFRIHSSNAFSTQGFSRKRKVYAEMYLMTAYWMRVKFPEFSKLSQKLFSKGLATYFKSKGDDLDYQKVIRQYFAMASYPEKFAVGWKSMYYFVKLGFTSLV from the coding sequence ATGTTTTCAAAATCACCTCTAGTTAGCATTCTGATCAATAACTATAACTATGGTCAGTTTTTAGATGCTGCGATCGCCAGTGCGCTCAATCAAACCTATCCTCATACTGAAGTAATTGTGGTTGATGATGGCTCTACTGATTGCTCTCCAGAAATCATTGCGAACTATGGCGATCGCATTATCCCAATTTTAAAAGACAATGGCGGACAAGCCTCTGCCCTCAACGCGGGTTTTGCAGCCAGCCTTGGTGAAATTATTTGCCTGCTTGATGCTGATGATTTGTTTCTGCCCCATAAAGTAGCGGAAGTTGTTGATTTGTTTCAAGCACAAACCCATATTAATTGGGTTTTCCATGAGTCAATGGCAAGCCAATCGACAGAAATTATTGACACAGAGGCTTCTATTTTATTTGAGCGAGCGACTCTACAAAATGCTCATCAGTCGTCTCAAACGATGGATTTTAGAAACAATATTCTCAAAGCTCAAATTCCCGACTTTACTCCTTCGACCTCTAACCTCTGCTTTTCACGAGAATTAGCTGAGAAAATATTTCCATTGCCCGAAGTGAAAGGGTTTTCTGGTGCAGCCATCAATGATTTTTATATTAAATACATTGCTGTTGGGCTAGAGACAGGCTGTACTTCTAAAAAAAACTTAGGCGTTTTTAGAATTCACTCCAGCAACGCTTTTTCAACCCAAGGATTTTCTAGAAAAAGAAAAGTTTATGCAGAAATGTATCTCATGACGGCGTACTGGATGCGCGTTAAATTTCCAGAATTTTCAAAGCTAAGCCAAAAGCTATTTTCTAAAGGGTTAGCAACTTACTTCAAAAGTAAGGGCGATGATTTGGATTACCAAAAAGTGATTCGCCAGTATTTTGCCATGGCTTCTTACCCAGAAAAATTTGCGGTGGGTTGGAAATCGATGTATTACTTTGTCAAGTTGGGTTTTACAAGTTTGGTCTGA
- a CDS encoding glycosyltransferase: MSIKINSRVSIIINNYNYDRFLDEAIASALDQTYLFTEVIVVDDGSTDCSREIIARYGDRIIPVLKENGGQASAFNAGFAISQGEIIIFLDSDDVLLPQIAQQVVEAFQQQPDVAKVQYQLQVIDGDSRKTAKIIPESRYMPSGNLRSHIVKFHSYGCPPTSGNAFSAAALHRLLPMPETEYRIVADEYINNLVPLLGKVVSLHQVGALYRIHGNNNFCKPIQSMEEPERLRRNLQVNLETRDRQKALFNQLYSPPLQNIGAWEIAYLKTRVTSLKLDPHNHPLPADRLLLLCLKGCIAAFISPHMRLRGRCLFIFWFLVMSVIPASKAKSFTEILLYPEERKRLVEKIIHRFRSVEV, translated from the coding sequence ATGTCTATAAAAATAAATTCTAGGGTCAGCATCATTATCAATAATTACAACTACGATCGCTTTCTTGATGAAGCGATCGCTAGCGCCCTGGATCAAACCTATCTCTTTACCGAAGTGATTGTGGTCGATGATGGTTCTACCGATTGCTCCCGCGAAATAATTGCCCGTTACGGCGATCGCATCATTCCTGTTTTAAAGGAAAACGGTGGACAAGCTTCTGCCTTTAATGCTGGCTTTGCGATTAGCCAAGGTGAAATTATCATTTTTCTTGATAGTGATGATGTGCTGTTGCCTCAGATTGCCCAACAAGTTGTCGAAGCTTTTCAGCAACAACCTGATGTTGCTAAAGTGCAATATCAGTTGCAAGTGATTGACGGTGATAGTCGTAAAACTGCAAAAATTATTCCCGAAAGCCGTTACATGCCTAGTGGTAACTTGCGATCGCACATTGTCAAGTTTCATTCCTATGGCTGTCCTCCCACGAGTGGCAATGCGTTCTCAGCAGCAGCACTCCATCGTCTTTTGCCCATGCCTGAAACCGAATACCGCATTGTGGCAGACGAATATATTAACAACTTAGTCCCTTTATTAGGCAAAGTTGTTTCCTTGCATCAAGTAGGCGCACTGTATCGAATCCATGGCAACAACAACTTTTGTAAACCCATTCAGAGTATGGAAGAACCAGAACGTCTCCGCCGCAACTTGCAGGTTAATTTAGAAACCCGCGATCGCCAGAAAGCTCTGTTCAATCAGCTTTACTCGCCTCCCCTACAAAATATTGGAGCCTGGGAAATTGCCTACCTCAAAACCAGAGTCACCTCTTTAAAGCTCGATCCACATAACCATCCATTACCCGCCGATCGCCTGCTCTTGCTGTGTCTTAAAGGTTGTATTGCTGCATTCATTTCGCCCCATATGCGCTTGCGTGGTCGATGTTTGTTTATATTCTGGTTTTTAGTAATGTCAGTGATACCTGCCTCTAAGGCTAAATCATTCACAGAAATCCTCCTTTATCCTGAAGAGCGTAAGCGCCTAGTGGAGAAAATTATTCATCGATTTCGTTCAGTGGAGGTATAG
- a CDS encoding glycosyltransferase, translating to MLVSIIINNYNYDRFLVQAIDSALSQTYPHVEVIVVDDGSTDQSRSIIQSYGDRLISVFQENGKQGAAFNSGFAASNGEIILFLDSDDYLAPYAIKQIVSRWQPNFAKIHYRLEVVDAEGQPLGTAAPPHGQLLAQGELWRTLLEEGTYTGVSTSGNALSRQALAQVMPIPTDYRTIADDYLSNLIPFYGEVGAIQETLAAYRIHTTNQWALTTVNGDRFHRFVHHDLQSRNLLAQKANELGLPLPSDFDLRFHGHLWSRIASLRLDPVDHPIPADHPLQLIYWGMRSLWKYSQFSQNKKLAYSLWFLWVGLLPLPLAKVAITWLFVPYQRPKFMNRWV from the coding sequence TTGCTCGTCAGCATTATTATTAACAACTATAATTACGATCGCTTCCTTGTTCAAGCAATCGATAGCGCCTTATCCCAAACCTATCCTCATGTTGAGGTAATTGTGGTTGATGATGGCTCTACCGATCAATCCCGGTCGATTATTCAAAGCTATGGCGATCGCCTGATTTCCGTCTTTCAAGAGAACGGCAAACAAGGTGCAGCCTTTAACAGTGGCTTTGCTGCTAGCAACGGCGAAATTATTCTTTTTCTAGACTCTGACGATTACCTTGCTCCCTACGCGATCAAACAAATTGTTTCGAGATGGCAACCCAATTTCGCCAAAATTCACTATCGTCTTGAAGTGGTCGATGCTGAAGGTCAGCCTTTAGGCACAGCCGCACCTCCTCACGGTCAACTCCTTGCCCAAGGGGAATTGTGGCGCACCTTATTGGAAGAAGGAACTTACACGGGTGTTTCTACCAGCGGCAATGCCTTGAGCCGCCAAGCCCTCGCTCAGGTTATGCCTATTCCTACTGACTACCGCACGATCGCAGATGATTATTTATCTAACCTCATTCCGTTCTATGGAGAAGTAGGGGCAATTCAAGAGACACTAGCTGCCTACCGGATTCATACCACTAACCAATGGGCATTAACGACTGTGAATGGCGATCGCTTTCATCGCTTTGTTCACCACGACCTGCAAAGCCGTAACTTGCTTGCTCAAAAAGCCAACGAGCTAGGGCTGCCTCTTCCCTCTGATTTTGACTTAAGATTTCATGGTCACCTGTGGTCGCGCATTGCGTCCCTTCGGCTTGACCCCGTTGATCATCCTATCCCTGCCGATCACCCCCTGCAGTTAATTTATTGGGGAATGCGATCGCTTTGGAAATACTCGCAGTTCAGCCAAAATAAAAAACTAGCCTATAGCCTGTGGTTCCTTTGGGTTGGGCTTTTACCTCTGCCCCTCGCCAAAGTTGCTATCACCTGGCTGTTTGTGCCTTACCAGCGTCCTAAGTTCATGAATCGATGGGTATAA
- a CDS encoding CBS domain-containing protein, whose product MLKAADIMTKNVVKIRGSATVAEAVQLMKENGLRALIVDRRHDQDAYGMVTETDIVYKVTAFGTDPKRVRVYEIMTKPCIVVNPDLGVEYVARLFANTRIRRAPVIKGELLGVISITDILTKGDFVERPKEVVLEQRIQEAIARAREVCASKGTNSPECAVAWDEVEELHAEAAHQKAEVPQQKKTPFEEYCEENPNALEARIYDS is encoded by the coding sequence ATGCTGAAAGCGGCGGACATTATGACCAAAAACGTGGTCAAAATCCGGGGATCTGCAACCGTTGCAGAAGCCGTACAACTGATGAAAGAAAACGGATTGCGGGCGCTCATTGTCGATCGCCGCCATGATCAAGATGCCTATGGCATGGTGACCGAAACAGACATTGTTTACAAAGTGACTGCTTTTGGCACCGACCCAAAGCGGGTCAGAGTTTATGAAATTATGACCAAGCCCTGCATTGTGGTCAATCCCGACCTGGGCGTAGAATACGTTGCTCGCTTGTTTGCCAATACCCGCATTCGCCGTGCTCCTGTCATTAAGGGCGAGCTTTTAGGGGTTATTTCGATTACCGATATTTTGACCAAAGGCGACTTTGTCGAGCGACCTAAGGAAGTAGTGCTTGAACAACGCATTCAAGAAGCGATCGCCCGTGCCCGTGAAGTTTGTGCTAGCAAAGGCACCAATTCCCCTGAATGTGCGGTTGCCTGGGACGAAGTAGAAGAACTCCATGCCGAAGCTGCCCACCAAAAAGCCGAAGTTCCGCAGCAAAAAAAGACCCCCTTTGAAGAGTACTGCGAAGAAAATCCAAATGCTTTAGAAGCAAGAATTTACGATTCTTGA
- a CDS encoding site-2 protease family protein produces MITVLILLVALGILGWGLYRAQPMGKLGLLAWLQSVVLMLPWLLFFGLSAAGIYMNLAAVLFLLVASTVVYIVLGRQLRAIASQSPTDSSASPDVSKISIEPAPVLQTPSPELAEAIAMPAEDVQLVRGIFGIDTFFATETIPYQDGVIFRGNLRGDPHASYEQLSAMLQTRLGDRYRLFLVEGEDRKPVVVVLPSSNDPKPTTLTQALLAGVLGLATIASSLETAGILKGFDFFNQTERYLEVLPISAGILLILAAYELGRRWAARQQQVRLSPPFFIPAIQIGSFGALTRFQSLLPNRSALFDIAFSGPAAGGLLALGMLVAGLVLSTPTSLFQIPAEFFQGSILVGTLARVVLGSALQQPVVSIHPLVVIGWLGLVMTAINLMPAGQLDGGRIVQSIYGRKTAGRTTVATLIVLGIVTLANPLALYWAIVILVLQRNLERPALNELVEPNDTRAALGLLVLFLMAATLLPLTPGLAGRLGIGG; encoded by the coding sequence ATGATTACTGTTCTGATTTTGTTGGTGGCGTTAGGAATACTGGGTTGGGGCTTGTATCGCGCTCAGCCTATGGGCAAGTTGGGGCTTTTGGCTTGGCTTCAGTCGGTGGTGCTGATGTTGCCTTGGCTACTGTTTTTCGGGTTATCGGCTGCTGGAATTTACATGAACTTAGCCGCAGTCTTGTTCCTGCTCGTCGCTTCAACGGTTGTTTACATCGTTCTGGGGCGGCAGTTACGGGCGATCGCCAGCCAATCTCCTACCGATTCATCTGCTTCGCCAGATGTGTCCAAAATTTCTATAGAACCCGCTCCAGTTCTCCAAACGCCTTCTCCAGAACTGGCTGAAGCCATTGCTATGCCCGCTGAAGATGTGCAGCTAGTACGAGGCATTTTTGGTATTGACACGTTCTTTGCTACCGAAACGATTCCTTACCAAGATGGCGTAATTTTTAGAGGAAATTTGCGGGGAGATCCGCACGCTAGCTATGAGCAGTTGTCGGCAATGCTCCAAACCCGATTAGGCGATCGCTACCGTCTATTTTTAGTGGAGGGTGAGGATAGAAAACCTGTGGTCGTCGTGTTGCCTAGTAGCAACGATCCGAAGCCAACCACCCTGACTCAAGCTTTGCTTGCAGGAGTGCTAGGGCTAGCCACGATCGCCAGCAGCCTGGAAACCGCAGGCATTTTGAAAGGCTTTGACTTTTTTAACCAAACCGAGCGATATTTGGAAGTATTGCCCATCAGTGCGGGTATTCTGCTAATTTTGGCGGCTTATGAACTCGGGCGGCGCTGGGCTGCTCGCCAGCAGCAAGTTCGCCTCAGTCCACCCTTTTTTATTCCCGCTATACAGATTGGCTCTTTTGGTGCATTAACTCGGTTTCAAAGCTTGTTGCCCAATCGTTCAGCCCTGTTTGATATTGCTTTTTCGGGGCCAGCGGCAGGTGGACTGCTTGCCTTGGGTATGCTAGTAGCGGGCTTGGTGCTGTCCACCCCGACCAGCCTATTTCAAATTCCGGCGGAGTTCTTTCAAGGCTCAATTTTAGTGGGCACATTGGCACGGGTCGTTTTGGGTTCTGCCTTGCAACAGCCTGTGGTTAGCATTCATCCCCTGGTTGTCATTGGCTGGTTGGGGTTGGTAATGACTGCCATTAACCTAATGCCCGCAGGACAGCTAGATGGAGGACGCATTGTTCAGTCTATCTACGGGCGCAAAACAGCCGGCAGAACGACGGTGGCAACGTTGATTGTGCTAGGAATTGTCACCTTGGCGAATCCGTTAGCGCTTTATTGGGCGATCGTGATTCTGGTTTTGCAACGGAATTTAGAGCGCCCTGCTTTAAATGAACTGGTTGAACCCAACGATACTCGGGCGGCTCTAGGTCTACTGGTCTTGTTTTTGATGGCGGCGACGCTACTTCCTCTCACACCGGGTTTAGCAGGTCGGCTGGGTATTGGTGGTTAA